From the Hevea brasiliensis isolate MT/VB/25A 57/8 chromosome 15, ASM3005281v1, whole genome shotgun sequence genome, one window contains:
- the LOC131174168 gene encoding uncharacterized protein LOC131174168 → MADNKNVISDVIPVITKITEHKLNGSNYLKWSKTVRVYLRSIDKDDHPTKDPPTDDTRQTWLREDARLFLQLRNSIHSEAFLQSMRLLNLRSSPVLRFPLCMKRSHGSFVQRVLNLQSLPVLFLLAVIQMDNRVIEEEVEEELQAIEVISVMERLVLIRTQEELFVIITMSLAIQNIIVRNFREKISDHRW, encoded by the exons atggcagacaataagaatgttatttctgatgtgattccggtgataactaagatcacggaacacaaacttaatggttcgaattacctgaagtggagtaagactgttagggtctatttgcgtagcattgataaggatgatcaccctactaaagatccacccactgatgatacacgacaaacttggctaagggaggatgctcggttgtttttgcagcttcggaactcgattcatagtgag gccttccttcagagtatgagactgctaaatctcagatcctctccagttctgagatttcctctttgcatgaaacgttcacatgggtccttcgtacagagagtactaaATCTTCAAAGCCTGCCAGTACtgttcttattagccgtaatccaaatggacaacagggtaatagaagaggaagtagaggaggaattacaggcaatagAAGTAattagcgtaatggagaggctagttctaatcaggactcaagaggagttatttgttattattaccaTGAgcttggccatacaaaatataattgttcgcaacttcagagaaaaaatcagcgatcacagatggtaa